In the Oreochromis aureus strain Israel breed Guangdong linkage group 14, ZZ_aureus, whole genome shotgun sequence genome, one interval contains:
- the LOC116336363 gene encoding zona pellucida-like domain-containing protein 1 gives MTADKPLSGAEMTRMSFIFLLMSNAASVSTQFNGYNCDANYHSRFPGERDISVYCGVQTITLKINFCPVLFSGYTDADLALNGHHSEAQCRGFINNNTFPTALLFSISLSTLEACGNSLVVSTAYGPTAYGNMSLVQIGNISGYIDTPDPPTIISYLPGLLYKFSCSYPLEYLVNNSQLASSSAAVSVKDSNGTFVSTLSMILYNDSAYNQPLSIPITGLALKTRVFAAVKATNLDKRWNILMDYCYTTPSGNPNDELRYDLFFGCYKDPQTTVLENGKSQMGRFSFEVFRFVKHRHQKMSTVFLHCVTKLCRADDCIMLMPICGRRRKRDEEETPDSMAAASGNAVLSAGPIITRSDETPVNNSQLASGDLPQPMNPVTSALISGVVILGVVSVCFFLLLLRFLLKPRPPATTAASGVWNPSFK, from the exons ATGACAGCGGACAAACCTCTCTCAGGTGCGGAAATGACACGAATGAGTTTTATCTTCCTGCTGATGAGTAACGCCGCGTCAGTCTCCACACAGTTTAATGGATACAACTGCGATGCCAACTACCACAGCAGGTTTCCAG GTGAAAGGGACATCAGCGTGTACTGCGGGGTTCAGACCATAACCTTGAAGATCAACTTCTGTCCTGTTCTCTTCTCCGGCTACACCGACGCAGATTTGGCGCTCAACGGCCATCACAGCGAAGCCCAGTGTCGCGGCTtcatcaacaacaacaccttCCCCACAGCACTTCTGTTCAGCATCAGCCTCAGCACTCTGGAGGCCTGCGGCAACAGTCTGGTG gtcaGCACAGCCTACGGGCCCACTGCCTATGGGAACATGTCTCTTGTACAAATTGGGAATATATCAGGCTACATCGACACCCCTGACCCACCGACTATAATCAGCTATCTGCCTGGTTTGTTGTATAAATTCAGTTGCAGCTACCCGCTGGAGTACCTGGTCAATAACTCACAGCTGGCATC ATCCTCTGCAGCTGTGTCTGTCAAAGACAGCAACGGTACTTTTGTGAGCACGCTCAGTATGATCCTGTACAAC gATTCAGCATACAATCAGCCTCTCTCTATCCCCATAACTGGACTGGCTCTAAAAACCAGAGTATTTGCTGCTGTGAAAGCCACAAACTTAGACAAACG GTGGAACATTTTGATGGACTACTGTTACACAACCCCCTCAGGGAATCCTAATGATGAACTCCGCTATGACCTTTTCTTTGG TTGCTATAAAGATCCCCAGACGACAGTTTTGGAGAATGGGAAGAGCCAGATGGGCCGCTTTTCCTTTGAGGTTTTCCGTTTTGTTAAACACAGACACCAGAAGATGTCGACTGTGTTTTTGCACTGCGTCACCAAGCTTTGCCGGGCCGATGACTGCATCATGTTAATGCCT ATCTGTGGGCGGCGGCGCAAAAGGGATGAAGAGGAGACCCCTGATTCCATGGCAGCAGCATCAGGGAACGCTGTCCTCTCTGCCGGTCCAATCATCACCAGGAGTG ATGAAACTCCTGTCAACAACTCCCAGCTCG CCTCTGGAGATCTCCCCCAGCCAATGAACCCAGTGACCAGTGCTCTGATCTCAGGTGTGGTCATCCTGGGTGTGGTCAGTGTGTGCTTCTTCCTGCTGTTGCTCCGCTTCCTGCTGAAGCCCCGCCCCCCAGCGACAACAGCAGCCTCAGGTGTTTGGAATCCAAGCTTTAAATAA